A section of the Terriglobales bacterium genome encodes:
- a CDS encoding aconitase family protein: TGKDVIIALCGLYNQEEVLNAVVEFAGPGVASLSMDARLTIANMSTEWGTLAGWFPVDATTIAYMRNVQAKLKARGIERFSEADIARWEKDPPAPDANAQYAARIVLNLAEVTPHVSGPDTVQVMASLAEIGPKKVAIQKAYLVSCVNSRVEDLEAAAAVLQGRRVAPSVKFYLAPASKEVQAEAERRGIWKTIVDAGAVTLPAGCGPCIGLGTGLLEPGEVGISATNRNFKGRMGSKDAQCYLASPAVVAASAVAGYITAPESTGRGGRQAVSTGMKRDYTEFQTKAAAETVEILPGFPSQVRGRLVFMPKDNLNTDGIYPGSYTYRDDMTPEMMAKVIFENYDAEYAKRESAGEVVVGGFNFGTGSSREQAVTALKAAGIPLVIAGSFSQTYLRNAFNNGFLCIEVPEFVNRLKKAFAGEKAKTFIPGDDLLVDFRSGVIVYRGDRFQFPPLGTVPQSLVVAGGVENLVAQKLGLREKQAVIR, from the coding sequence GACCGGCAAGGACGTGATCATCGCCCTCTGCGGCCTCTACAACCAGGAAGAGGTGCTGAATGCGGTGGTCGAGTTCGCCGGCCCAGGCGTGGCCTCGCTCTCCATGGACGCGCGCCTCACCATCGCCAACATGAGCACCGAGTGGGGCACGCTGGCGGGCTGGTTCCCGGTGGACGCCACCACCATCGCTTACATGCGCAACGTGCAGGCGAAACTGAAGGCGCGAGGGATCGAGCGCTTCTCCGAAGCCGACATCGCCCGCTGGGAGAAAGACCCACCGGCCCCCGACGCCAACGCGCAATACGCCGCTCGCATCGTGCTCAACCTCGCCGAGGTCACGCCCCACGTCTCCGGCCCCGATACGGTGCAGGTGATGGCCTCGCTGGCCGAGATCGGGCCCAAGAAGGTCGCCATCCAGAAGGCGTACCTGGTTTCGTGCGTGAATTCGCGCGTGGAGGACCTGGAAGCCGCCGCGGCTGTGCTCCAAGGCAGGAGGGTCGCCCCGTCGGTGAAGTTCTATCTTGCCCCCGCCAGCAAGGAAGTGCAGGCCGAGGCGGAGCGGCGTGGCATCTGGAAGACGATCGTGGACGCCGGGGCGGTCACGCTGCCCGCGGGCTGCGGGCCGTGCATCGGCCTAGGGACCGGGCTGCTGGAGCCGGGCGAGGTCGGCATTTCGGCCACCAATCGAAACTTCAAGGGGCGTATGGGCTCCAAAGACGCGCAGTGTTATCTCGCCAGCCCCGCGGTGGTCGCGGCCTCGGCGGTCGCGGGATACATCACGGCTCCTGAGAGCACTGGTAGAGGCGGCCGTCAGGCCGTCTCCACGGGGATGAAGCGGGATTACACCGAATTTCAGACCAAGGCGGCAGCCGAGACCGTCGAGATCCTCCCCGGCTTCCCCAGCCAAGTCCGCGGGCGCCTGGTCTTCATGCCCAAGGACAACCTGAACACCGACGGTATCTATCCCGGCAGCTACACCTACCGCGACGACATGACGCCGGAGATGATGGCCAAGGTCATCTTCGAGAACTACGACGCGGAGTACGCAAAGAGAGAGAGCGCCGGCGAGGTCGTGGTCGGCGGCTTCAATTTCGGCACGGGGTCCAGCCGGGAGCAGGCGGTCACCGCGCTGAAGGCGGCCGGCATCCCATTGGTGATCGCCGGCAGCTTTTCGCAGACGTATCTGCGCAACGCCTTCAACAACGGCTTCCTCTGCATCGAGGTGCCGGAGTTCGTGAACCGATTGAAGAAGGCATTCGCGGGGGAAAAAGCTAAGACGTTCATTCCTGGGGACGATCTGCTGGTAGACTTCCGCTCCGGCGTGATCGTCTATCGCGGCGACAGGTTCCAGTTCCCGCCGCTGGGGACGGTGCCGCAGTCGCT